The following DNA comes from Mycobacterium sp. MS1601.
CGCCGGTGACAGACGAGGAGGCACAGCGTTTCGGAGCCTCCGTCGGCGACTGGCCCGCATTCCCTGACTCTCACGAGGCCTTGGTGTCGCTCGCGGAGACGTACCAGCTGATAATCCTGTCCAACGTCGACCGAGCGTCGTTCGCGGCGAGCAACGCTCGACTGGACGTCGACTTCGACTTGATCCTGACTGCACAGGATATTGGCTCCTACAAGCCGAGTCCTCGCAACTTCGAGCACCTCCTTGAGGCCGCAGGCGAACGAAACATTGCCCCCGAGCGAGTGCTGGTCGTCGCGCAGAGCCTTTTCCACGATCACGTTCCCGCCAAAGCGGCTGGGCTGGACTCGGTTTGGATTAACCGCCGCCACGATAACGAAGGCTGGGGAGCTACCCCGCCGCCTCCCGCGCCCGTGACGCCGGACCTGGAGTTCCCGTCCATGCAGGCTTTCGCGGACGCCGTGAAAGTCGCCAAGTCTGCCTAGACGTCCTCACTCAGGTGGAGGTGTCGCGTGCCGCGGGTTCGATGTCGATGAGAGTGCGCCGGGCGCTCCTGGGATGTCCAGTGTTGCTGATCAGGACTTCGGGTGCGGTGCGCCGCATGGTGGCCGGCTGCAGCCGCCGCAACCCTGCGTCCGGATCGGGGACGACAACGGTGGAACCGCTGGTGGGGCAACGGGTTCGGCGGCAGTTGTCGGTGGCGCCCTGTTCACGGGATCACCCCCCGTCGGCCACGACTGGGGGTGAACCGTTCATCAGGGATCTACTGGATCTCCGAGTGAGTCGCGGCGTTCACCTCACCGCACCAGGGCTGCGGCGTCAGCGGGCTTCGGTCAACAGAGTCACGTCCAGACCGTCCTGGGCGTATCCGCACACGTTGTCCTCGATGCGCTTCGACTGCGGGTCATCTCAGACAGCCTTCGCCCCAGAGGCCGCTGTAAATGATGTCACTTCAATCCCTCCGGCGCGAAGGTGACGTCGACGTTGCCCACAGTCATCGTGACCTGACCTTCGATCACCATCACGTGCGCCGAGACCCTTCGGTCGACACTCTGGGCCAGTTGCTGCACTTGCGCGTGCGGTATCTGCACCACCGACAGGTTCGATATCCCCGCGACTTTGGGTCCCACGGTGCGCCACCAAGTGGCTACGCCGGCGGCGAAGGGGAACAGCAGCACCTGGTCGGCCTGGCTGGCCGCCTTGCCCAAGGCGCGCTCATCGGGCTGGCCGACGTTGATCCACTCCAGGATCCGGCCCGTGTAGTCCGCCAGCCGCAAGTCCGGTACGCCAGGGGTGGACAGTCCCGCCCCGAACGCCAACTCGCCGTCGACGTCGCTGAGCCGGTGTGCGCGCAACCCAAAAGCCAACAAGCGCACCACCATCCGCTCATCGGTCTCGCTGGGATGACGGGCAACTGTCAGAGTGTGATCAGCGTAGTAACCGTGATCGACATCGGCGACGCCGAGATCGACTTTGAACACTGTTGCTGAAAGGGCCACGTCCTAGTGTCCACCCTGGTGGTGTTCTCCGAGGAGTCGGGTCGCCTCGAGCGCTGAGTTTGGGTGGCAGGAATCAACACATCGGGCAAGCCAACTGAATTCGAAGCACGGGTGTCGGTGAACGTCGCTGTTCAGGGCGTACGTACTGCCAGAATGAGACATGGCCCAGGTGAGTCTTGATCGCAGTACCTTGGAGCGGTTGATGGGCATCATCCAACAACTGGGGATCGGCGCAGATCTCGACGATATTCTCGAGCAGATCTGCGTCGCGGTAGTGGACATCATCGGATTCCAAGCTGTCGCCATCAATGTTGTGACCGGATCCGGGGAACTCCGGGTTCGTACCGTCCTGGGTCCGCCGGAGTTGGAGAGTCTGGTTGGCGGCACTTTGTCTCAGGAAGGCTGGCTGTCGCTGCTGGACGACAGCGAGCCGTGGGGGGAGCTCCGCTTCCGTAGGTCGCCAGAGTTGGATGAGTCGGTCCCTCACGTCGATCCGTGGCAGCAGCGCTTGGCTGCCCACCCGCCCAGCAGTGTGCCCGCCGAGGTTGAGCCGTGGCGGCCGGAGTTTGCGCTGCTGGTTCCGCTGTGGCGCAGTGGCCACCTACGGGACCTCCTGGGTGTGATCAGTGTGGATCTTCCCAGATCGGGACTCACCCCCGATTTTCAACAGCGTGCCCTTCTGGAATTGTTCGGAAAACAGGCCGCCGCAGCCATCTCACGCGTTCATGCCTTCGATCTGGCCACTGACAAAGCTAATCTGTACCGGGAAGCCTTTGTCGCATCACCGGCGCCGATGTTGGTGCTCGACTCGGACTTGTGTGTCACCGACGCCAACACCGCGTTCACGGACATGTCCGACGCCATCTCCGACGAGGTTCTCGGTCACTCGATCGCCGACCTCGTTGCCTTGCATGACTTCAACCAGACCAAGGCGTCCCTGCAAACCCTCGGTATCCACGACGAGGCCCTCGTGGCCGACGAGTGCGCACTGCTCCACCCCCGAGGCCACGCCTGGGATCGGTGGGTTCAGGTGCAGGCACGCCGAGTAGACAGTGGTGAATCTGGGCGACACTATGTGTGTCTCATTGCCGATCGAACCAATGTGCGCCAGTCGATGAACGCGCTACGGCAGCGCGCCGACTACGACCAACTGACAGGGTTGTACCTGCGTGCGGTGGGGATGGACCACCTCAATGCCTGGTGCCTTTCAGTGGGGGAGGACCTCGCACAGCAGGACCCCCAGACCTCACTGGCCGTGCTGTACTGCGATCTGGACAACTTCAAGCATGTCAACGACACCGACGGGCACCGGGCGGGCGACGACGTGCTCGTGGAGGTCGCGCATCGGTTGCGGCAGTTCACCGATCCGAGCGATATCGTATGCCGTTGGGGTGGTGACGAATTCGTGCTCATCGTCAGGCGCCGCGGCATGAAGGCCATCGTTGACCTCGCCCATCGACTCGTTGCCGCAGTGCAGGCGTTGGCGGCGGCGGCCGCTACCGGCACAGCTACGAGGATCCTCGCCCTGTCCATCGGTATTGCCGAGTTCACCCCTCCCGCTGACCCGGCCGCCGTGCTGGAAGCCGCTGACGGTGCCCTCTATCGAGCCAAGAACGATGCGCATCAACGGGTTCACCTGCACACGCAGTGATACTCCAGGCCGGTCGACCAAGGGCTTCCGGTGGATGCCCACTCCGCCTTCACCTGATTAGGAATACTCGAGGTGGAGATCAAGAGGCAATGAGCTGTAGTGCTTCTGGTGAAGGTCCAGAGCGTCGTGGAGACCGCCGAGAACCGACAATGCGGTGATGGTGGCGTGGCCGCACAACAATTCGGCAAAGTCGCTTCCCCGCTGTGCCAGGGCTTCCGGTTCGACGGCCCACATATCTGCGTGATAGCGACCGGGAGTGAGCGCCCGGGTCTCGACTCGCGCGCCGGTCCAGTCGCGGCGACCGACCGAGCACAGGACTACCCGACTGGAGTCATCGGAGTGGGGCAGGTTCAGGTTGAGCAGTCCGCCTGTGGGTAGTTCGTTCCGAAGAACCCAATGTACCAGTGTTACAACATAACCGATATGAGGGAAGGAATCGGGCGCACTGGCCAGGAACGGGATGTCGGGTTCGGATCCGTGTTGAGAGACCGCTATGGCAGGCACTCCCAGCAGCGCGGCTTCTGCGGCGGCGCCGACTGTGCCCGAGTAGTGGATGTCGTCGCCGGCATTGGCCCCGTGGTTTATTCCGGATACGACGAGATCGAAGTCGGGCAACAGATCAGCCAGGATTGCGGCGCGCACACAGTCGACCGGGCTACCCGAACACGACCACGACGTCTCGGGAAGGGGGATCGCACGGCGAGTGAGACGCAACGGCACAGCAGATGTGTGGACAGAATGACTTCGACCACTGTGGTTTCTGTCGGGAGCGAGCACTGTGACTTGGCATCCAGAACGTGTCAATGCCTCGGCCAGCAGGGCGAGTCCGCCTGCGTCGTATCCGTCGTCATTGGTCAGCAGTATCTTCGGGGCAGCACCGATGCGAGCGGTCACGTTCAGGTGACCTGGCGTTTGATGTGTGCGGGGCTCGACGTGTGCACCGTGATAGCCATACGGTCGAAGCGGTAGTACTCCAGGCTGGTTTCGAAAGGCTCGCCGGACTCCAGGAGCGCGGTCCGCTGGACGACGAGGACGGGGGATCCCGGTGAAAGTTGCAATGTCTGCGCCTGTTTGGAGTCAGCGGGCGCTGCGGTGATGGTTTCGGTGGCTTCACCACGTTTGATGGCATACCGTGATTCCAGAAGTTCGTACAGTGATCCCACCAGTGACTGATCGAGAAGTCCGGGGAACAATTCAGCTGGGACATAGACTGTCTCGACACTGAGCGGAAGGCCTCCGGCGAAACGGGCGCGTTCGATCTTGTAGACATGAGCGTCACCGGTGATCTTGAGGCGCTTGGCTACGTCGCTGTCGGGACGGATCACTCCTGTCCCGAGAATAGTGGTGCCGGTCTCGAGGCCTTGTGCCCGCAGATAGGCGGGGAGTCCGACCAGCTGATCCAGGTCGCGCACCAGCTTCTTGGATGCGACGAACACTCCGCCGCTGCGACCGTGCGTTCTGATGATGAGGTTGTCTGTCTCCAGCTCTTCCAGCGCCTTGCGCACCACCCACCTCGTGACGCCATGGAGCGCGGCCAGTTCCCGTTCGGCACCGATTCGAGCGCCGGGCTCAAGGGCTCCTGTGCTGATAGCGGTTCGAATTTCCGTGGCCAACTTGGAGACCGCGGCGTCTCTGTTCTCTTGCTCTGGCCCAGAAGACTCTCGTGCTGGCATTGTTGCTGACCTCCGATACTCGTCATCCAACCATAGCCGATTCGGTTGGATAAATGGTCGAGCAGTCGGCGAAGCTCAACTCGGGTACGGCAACCTGACCGAAACCGAACCGACGTATTCTGCACTGCGCCAAGGGCTCCGCCACCTTCGCCCTTGCGCGGAGATCACGGAGCCCTGTTGCCAGTGCCTGGTGGACGCGGTGATTCCCTTGATTAGTTGTTGATCCCGGGTAGGAAGGTGCCGGCCAAGTACCGCTCCGCCACTTCGCACGTTCCGGCGGCGTAGTCGTCTCCGAGTTCATGGGCCAGGTCGGCCTCGGGATGGGTTCCCAACCATGCGAGAAGATGAAGGCGGCGCAGGAAAACCAAGTGCGGGATGGCTTGGAAGTCTTCGGCGGAGAGCTGCCTGACCTCGGTGTATCCCGCCAGCCAGGCGGTGACAACCTTGTCGACGTCAGGTTGGTGCTCGATGAGTGTCGTTGAGCTACAGAGGTCCCACAGGTACCAACTGAATCCTGAGTCATCGAAGTCGATGACCCAGACGTCGCCGTCGGCGCTCTTGAGGAGATTGGCCGCACGCAGGTCGCAATGCACCAGACCCCCGCGGGCATCGTCGGCTCGATAGTCCTGCAGATTGCGCCGCACTTCGGCCTCGGCGCGCCGCAACAACTCGGCGCGCTCATCGGTCACGCCCGGGCCGTCGATCCATTGACCCCAGACCGCATCGGCGCCCAG
Coding sequences within:
- a CDS encoding haloacid dehalogenase type II: MTAQQTAPINLLNYDALSFDCYGTLIDWETGIRATLEPWASKAGLDMTGEDLLLAYADCEATAERETPTALYPEILANSFRRLGTVLNTPVTDEEAQRFGASVGDWPAFPDSHEALVSLAETYQLIILSNVDRASFAASNARLDVDFDLILTAQDIGSYKPSPRNFEHLLEAAGERNIAPERVLVVAQSLFHDHVPAKAAGLDSVWINRRHDNEGWGATPPPPAPVTPDLEFPSMQAFADAVKVAKSA
- a CDS encoding YaeQ family protein, yielding MALSATVFKVDLGVADVDHGYYADHTLTVARHPSETDERMVVRLLAFGLRAHRLSDVDGELAFGAGLSTPGVPDLRLADYTGRILEWINVGQPDERALGKAASQADQVLLFPFAAGVATWWRTVGPKVAGISNLSVVQIPHAQVQQLAQSVDRRVSAHVMVIEGQVTMTVGNVDVTFAPEGLK
- a CDS encoding diguanylate cyclase domain-containing protein gives rise to the protein MAQVSLDRSTLERLMGIIQQLGIGADLDDILEQICVAVVDIIGFQAVAINVVTGSGELRVRTVLGPPELESLVGGTLSQEGWLSLLDDSEPWGELRFRRSPELDESVPHVDPWQQRLAAHPPSSVPAEVEPWRPEFALLVPLWRSGHLRDLLGVISVDLPRSGLTPDFQQRALLELFGKQAAAAISRVHAFDLATDKANLYREAFVASPAPMLVLDSDLCVTDANTAFTDMSDAISDEVLGHSIADLVALHDFNQTKASLQTLGIHDEALVADECALLHPRGHAWDRWVQVQARRVDSGESGRHYVCLIADRTNVRQSMNALRQRADYDQLTGLYLRAVGMDHLNAWCLSVGEDLAQQDPQTSLAVLYCDLDNFKHVNDTDGHRAGDDVLVEVAHRLRQFTDPSDIVCRWGGDEFVLIVRRRGMKAIVDLAHRLVAAVQALAAAAATGTATRILALSIGIAEFTPPADPAAVLEAADGALYRAKNDAHQRVHLHTQ
- the surE gene encoding 5'/3'-nucleotidase SurE → MTARIGAAPKILLTNDDGYDAGGLALLAEALTRSGCQVTVLAPDRNHSGRSHSVHTSAVPLRLTRRAIPLPETSWSCSGSPVDCVRAAILADLLPDFDLVVSGINHGANAGDDIHYSGTVGAAAEAALLGVPAIAVSQHGSEPDIPFLASAPDSFPHIGYVVTLVHWVLRNELPTGGLLNLNLPHSDDSSRVVLCSVGRRDWTGARVETRALTPGRYHADMWAVEPEALAQRGSDFAELLCGHATITALSVLGGLHDALDLHQKHYSSLPLDLHLEYS
- a CDS encoding GntR family transcriptional regulator, with protein sequence MPARESSGPEQENRDAAVSKLATEIRTAISTGALEPGARIGAERELAALHGVTRWVVRKALEELETDNLIIRTHGRSGGVFVASKKLVRDLDQLVGLPAYLRAQGLETGTTILGTGVIRPDSDVAKRLKITGDAHVYKIERARFAGGLPLSVETVYVPAELFPGLLDQSLVGSLYELLESRYAIKRGEATETITAAPADSKQAQTLQLSPGSPVLVVQRTALLESGEPFETSLEYYRFDRMAITVHTSSPAHIKRQVT
- a CDS encoding phosphotransferase enzyme family protein; this translates as MPALSNDEMFARLALERYELPPAAKPRLISTSENSTFLVEDGGPLGVLRVYRKDNQSTDAVRSELAWIESLREDGVIKTPGIRRTLDGELFVWVQSGDEVRACALFEHVPGSEPQSDDLATFSLVGRTAALLHHHVENWSRPSWFTRPRWDLDGVLGADAVWGQWIDGPGVTDERAELLRRAEAEVRRNLQDYRADDARGGLVHCDLRAANLLKSADGDVWVIDFDDSGFSWYLWDLCSSTTLIEHQPDVDKVVTAWLAGYTEVRQLSAEDFQAIPHLVFLRRLHLLAWLGTHPEADLAHELGDDYAAGTCEVAERYLAGTFLPGINN